The stretch of DNA ACTATCAAGATGCGTCGGTTTGATACCGAACGCTAGAAAGCGCTCGATTTGCGCCTTCCATTCATCATAGACCTCATCCAACTCTATATTAAAAGCGCTTTCATAAAAGGACAGCTTTCTGAATTTCCCATCGACATCCACAATCGTCCTATGATTTTTTAAAATGGGGTTCCCGCATGTCAAGACTAGATGCACTCCCACTCCTAAATCCTGATTTTGCTTTGCTAGTTCGGCAGCATGGGCTGCTCCAGGCATATTCGTCATCAGCGTAGCTGAACTTAGAACACCATGCTGGAAACAATCGATGATACCAAAATTGATTGCCCTTGAATAACCGAAATCATCTGCATTGATAATAAGCTTCTTCATTTGATTTCCCCCTATTGAAAAGTTGGCCAATATTCATGGTTTGCTTCTTGAAGATCATGCAGGATACGCTTTGCTTTATCTGCGTCTATAACCGTACGATTCAATGTCATCGCTTGTAATAACTTATGATAATCTTGTTCAAAGTAAGCTTCACAAACCAGCCGCTCATATGCATATTGCCCCTCTATCAAACCTTTATGAAATACAGGTATCTCTCCTACGGCAAATGCTTGTATACCATTTGCCGTGAGTGATGCAGGTACTTCCACGATTGCATCCGAGGGCAAATTTGGAATGATTCCATCATTCTCCACCATCACGATATATCGTTCTTTTAAGTTGTATGCAAGGGAAGCAGCAGCCCTTATTATGAAAATGCCATGAATGTCGGCTTTTAAATTCTCCGCAGCAGCTGACCCTGCTGCTGCTATCCGTTTGCACATATCATGTACACGCTTTTGTCTCCCTTCCATGACCTGTCTAGCACGTGTATAATCCGGATTCGACTTTTCCACAATCTTATCCGGATAAAGATAATATTGTAAGTAAGTATTCGGTAAATAATCGGGGAAATCCAATAAAGTCTGACGTGCTTGAGCAAAAGTCTCCTGCCAGGAAGCATCATTGGCAATCTCTTCATCTTCTGGCCTGAAGCCTTCCTTAATGATCCGTTCTTTCAGAAGCTCTGTATAATCAGTCCCGTCTGTATGTTCTATTTTGGTAAACCACCCGAAGTGATTCAATCCAAAATAGTCTGCGGCCAAGTCCCAGATTTCCACTCCCAGTAATTTCGCATAACTAATCATGATCGCAATCGGCATATCACAGATATTCAATATTCGGTTATCTTCAGGGAATTGCTGTTTCAACGCATAAGCAACAATGGCAGCAGGATTTGTATAATTCAATATCCATGCATCCTTTGAGATGGATCTGATGCTTTTAACCAGTTCTGTCATATCCTTTATAGATCGAATTCCATAAGCCATACCTCCGGGTCCACAGGTTTCTTGACCTACAACACCATGAGATAATGGAATTTTTTCATCCAACTCCCTCATTTCCAAACCGCCTGTGCGTATTTGTACAAATACAAAGTCAGCATCTGTACAAGCTAGTTCTAAATTGGTTGTGCTTTTGAATGTGAGATCATCGGCATATTGCTCTTTCAGCAAGATAGCAGCAGCATCAGCTATGACTGATTGTCTCTGTTTATCCAGATCATACAGTACCAGTTCTTTTAATGGAAAAGATTCTTTTTCGGCAATTAGACTCTTAATCATACCCAGTGTATAAGTACTTCCTCCACCTATGATTGCAATTTTCAGTTTTTCACGCACCCAGCTCACCCCCTACCAAATTAATACAACTATAATACAAATATGAAAACCAATCAATATAATGTATGGTAGTTGTATGTTTTTTTATGATTCATTACAATACAACTCAGAGAGATGCAAAGGATAGGTGATGTCTGGAAATGAAAAGTATGCCCCTTTATCGTCAGATAGCGAACGAAATCAAAAAAGATATTGCAAGAGGTCATATAAAAAAAGATGAAGCCATTCCTACAGAAATGGAACTGGCTGCTTCATTCAAGGCAAGCAGGGTAACAGTACGACAAGCATTACAGCTATTGGTGAAAGAAGACCTGCTTTATAAAGTGCACGGAAGCGGTACCTATGTGAAACAGCAGAAAATCGAACATGATATTTATCGATTACAGAGCTTTACAGAAGAAATCCTCAAACTTGGAAAAGTTCCTTCGAATAAGTTATTGACTTTTACCATCATGCATCCGGATGAGGAAATCAGGCAGCGTTTACAATTATCATCTGAAGCTCAAGTTTTCTATGTAAAACGACTGCGGTATGCTGATGATGATCCAATTATCCTAGAAGAGACCTTCATGCCGATTGCCATGTTTCCCGACTTGACAGAAGAAATCATGATGAACTCTAAATATGCCTACTTAGAAAGCAAAGGATTCCTTATAAAAGAAAGAGTGGGAGAGATCATTCCGGCAATGCCTTCACCGGATCTTATGAAGCTTCTCAAAATCGAAGAAACAGTGCCTATACTATCCATGCAGCTATGGGCTTATCTGGAGAATGATGTTCCATTTGAATATACTCGATTATATTATCGCAGTGATCGCTACACATTCAAATTCAGTTCCAGGCGGTACTGAAAGAGCACATCTGCCTTTTAAGATGCGCTCTTTCTATCCCAATGGCATTCCCCACAGCATCCCCTCGCACAATCCGCAAAACCGCTCCGGCAGTTGCTTCATCATTACACTTTTTTATGCAGATTCCTTTTTACCATGCATTTTAAAATATGCTGCTGCGCAACTTAAGAAAAGGTTTTTGCATACTCATATACACCGCACTGAAAGAACCGAAACATGAAGGCATTCGTCCGACCCTAAAATAAATTGCACAGCCTGATGACAGATGAAGCGTCACTTTTTACATAATGACATTTCTCCAAACCCTCCCACCATCCCTTTCCAATCATGACAATCTCGTCATTTAAAAATAAAAGACCGAGCGTTTCGCTCGGTCTTGTCAATTTGGGATATAGGCTGTATTGGACGCTGATTCCGATTCGTCTAGTTCCTTCAATTCTTCTGTCAGCTGCAAGAACCAGTCCTTGTCACCGGAAATAAGGGATAAATCGATCAGGTTCAAAATATGTGCCCTGCTCGGCTCTGCACTTGGCGGGAAATACTTGATTTTGCTCTGGAAAGTTTCGATCGTTTTGCCGATCGTATTTTTATGATCACTTTCTGTAACGTATACTTTCACCGTATTCAGTTTTGCATTCACCGCTTCCACGAAGCCGGTGAATAATTCATCATTTATCGATTGTCCTGTTACCCAGTCACCAACAGTTACAAAGCTTTGATTATCAGACATATCGTTGTCCTCCTTCAGCTTAACCGGCTGGCTAAGCAATGGTGATTGTTGTAGGTTGTTGAATACTATAAAAGATTCAATCCAAAAGCGCAATACTTTTGCATATAAAGTTTTAAAATATTCAGACAAATACTTCTTCAGCACTTTCACAGCAGTTACAAATATTGGCTGTCTATTCATTTTATACCCCGTGGCCCTTTTCTTTAATCCAAATTCCTGCAGCTGCCATTTTCTCTCTGTCTGCGAATACGTTATAATGTGGCTATATATTGCAGGAGGTTGTACCATGATACGCAGCATAGCGATGACACGTGACAAGAAAATACGAAAAGATCTGCCGTATCGTGAATTGAATGATCCGGATATAGAATGGTACTG from Terribacillus sp. FSL K6-0262 encodes:
- the chbG gene encoding chitin disaccharide deacetylase produces the protein MKKLIINADDFGYSRAINFGIIDCFQHGVLSSATLMTNMPGAAHAAELAKQNQDLGVGVHLVLTCGNPILKNHRTIVDVDGKFRKLSFYESAFNIELDEVYDEWKAQIERFLAFGIKPTHLDSHHHINTYEGIREVFVRLAEEYRLPVRKNMEYSIRLRHPDRFEYYVEQILQDEVSIAKAFSNADTVEVMCHPGYIDKSVTEGSSYVYPRLDELELLTSDKVKQVLSNCKDVKLATFKSI
- a CDS encoding 6-phospho-alpha-glucosidase; the protein is MREKLKIAIIGGGSTYTLGMIKSLIAEKESFPLKELVLYDLDKQRQSVIADAAAILLKEQYADDLTFKSTTNLELACTDADFVFVQIRTGGLEMRELDEKIPLSHGVVGQETCGPGGMAYGIRSIKDMTELVKSIRSISKDAWILNYTNPAAIVAYALKQQFPEDNRILNICDMPIAIMISYAKLLGVEIWDLAADYFGLNHFGWFTKIEHTDGTDYTELLKERIIKEGFRPEDEEIANDASWQETFAQARQTLLDFPDYLPNTYLQYYLYPDKIVEKSNPDYTRARQVMEGRQKRVHDMCKRIAAAGSAAAENLKADIHGIFIIRAAASLAYNLKERYIVMVENDGIIPNLPSDAIVEVPASLTANGIQAFAVGEIPVFHKGLIEGQYAYERLVCEAYFEQDYHKLLQAMTLNRTVIDADKAKRILHDLQEANHEYWPTFQ
- a CDS encoding GntR family transcriptional regulator is translated as MKSMPLYRQIANEIKKDIARGHIKKDEAIPTEMELAASFKASRVTVRQALQLLVKEDLLYKVHGSGTYVKQQKIEHDIYRLQSFTEEILKLGKVPSNKLLTFTIMHPDEEIRQRLQLSSEAQVFYVKRLRYADDDPIILEETFMPIAMFPDLTEEIMMNSKYAYLESKGFLIKERVGEIIPAMPSPDLMKLLKIEETVPILSMQLWAYLENDVPFEYTRLYYRSDRYTFKFSSRRY
- a CDS encoding IDEAL domain-containing protein; the protein is MSDNQSFVTVGDWVTGQSINDELFTGFVEAVNAKLNTVKVYVTESDHKNTIGKTIETFQSKIKYFPPSAEPSRAHILNLIDLSLISGDKDWFLQLTEELKELDESESASNTAYIPN